One window of Atribacter laminatus genomic DNA carries:
- a CDS encoding NAD(P)H-hydrate dehydratase, with protein MKLITSESMQKLEKRLVESYRIPTQLLMENAGRNIVEKIEGIGMEKSWKQVAVICGPGNNGGDGLVIARHLNLRYPSLPITIFLAGNPERLKNDSALNYEICQRIGIPIQRVFPENPLGFEPGTLIIDSLFGTGLSKNVEGIFQVVIDAINEAKQSMIIAVDVPSGIDATWGKIMGRAVKAHHTITLGMIKRGLVVAPAREYCGTIHLADIGIPFDREPGIVPQEGFLITPDFIRPFLPEKAFLSNKISTGVVMIVAGSPAMTGAGLLTCQAAYRSGAGMVIWATNPQLAPLVKTSIPEVVSTILSDNKNSFQWEYLPHHADEICKAILQRKCRSIAIGPGLGSSWSSKYFIEKVIEKSPVKGVIDADALNAIAVNREFWKNRLQGWILTPHEGEMGRLLNRSASSIAENRIAASCALSQYFNCITVLKGPGTIVVSPQGEIAINPTGNPNLATAGSGDVLTGIIASLLAQGRSPFISAVTGVFLHGLTADLYQKQSPQLLASDLASYLPYAIKVVKNCEYRLPIVDRD; from the coding sequence GTGAAACTTATTACTTCCGAATCCATGCAAAAACTGGAAAAAAGGTTAGTCGAATCCTACCGGATTCCGACTCAGCTCCTCATGGAGAATGCCGGAAGAAATATTGTCGAAAAAATCGAAGGCATTGGAATGGAGAAATCATGGAAACAAGTGGCGGTGATCTGTGGCCCGGGAAACAATGGAGGTGACGGATTGGTCATTGCCCGTCATCTCAATCTTCGTTATCCGTCATTGCCTATTACCATTTTTTTAGCAGGAAATCCCGAGCGCTTAAAAAACGATTCTGCTCTTAATTATGAAATCTGTCAGCGAATCGGTATACCGATACAGCGAGTCTTCCCAGAAAATCCACTCGGTTTCGAGCCAGGAACTCTGATAATTGATTCTCTTTTTGGTACAGGACTATCAAAAAATGTTGAAGGCATTTTTCAAGTAGTAATCGATGCTATCAATGAAGCCAAGCAATCAATGATTATTGCCGTTGATGTCCCTTCGGGTATCGATGCGACCTGGGGGAAAATCATGGGAAGGGCAGTGAAAGCCCACCATACCATTACTTTAGGAATGATCAAGAGGGGATTGGTAGTCGCTCCTGCTCGTGAATACTGTGGAACTATTCATCTTGCTGATATCGGAATCCCTTTTGATCGAGAACCGGGAATTGTTCCCCAAGAAGGCTTTCTAATCACGCCTGATTTCATACGTCCCTTTTTGCCAGAGAAAGCTTTTCTCAGCAATAAAATAAGTACCGGGGTTGTTATGATAGTTGCAGGAAGCCCAGCTATGACTGGAGCTGGTCTTTTAACCTGTCAAGCCGCTTATCGAAGCGGAGCAGGGATGGTTATTTGGGCTACCAACCCTCAACTTGCGCCTTTAGTAAAAACTTCAATTCCTGAAGTGGTGAGCACCATTCTTTCCGACAATAAAAATAGTTTTCAGTGGGAATATTTGCCTCATCATGCCGATGAAATATGTAAAGCCATCTTACAACGAAAATGCCGTTCAATTGCCATTGGTCCTGGTTTAGGTTCGTCTTGGTCATCCAAATACTTTATTGAAAAAGTCATTGAAAAATCACCAGTCAAGGGTGTGATCGATGCTGATGCCTTAAATGCCATCGCTGTAAACCGGGAGTTTTGGAAAAATCGTTTACAAGGTTGGATTCTCACTCCTCACGAAGGTGAAATGGGTCGACTCCTTAACCGCTCGGCTTCTTCAATTGCTGAAAATCGAATCGCCGCGAGTTGTGCTTTGTCTCAATACTTTAACTGTATTACCGTTTTAAAGGGACCGGGAACCATTGTTGTATCTCCCCAGGGAGAAATTGCTATCAACCCGACGGGGAATCCCAATCTCGCTACTGCTGGGAGTGGAGACGTTTTAACTGGAATTATTGCTTCTTTATTAGCTCAAGGGAGGTCTCCGTTTATCAGTGCCGTGACCGGAGTATTTCTCCATGGATTAACAGCTGATTTATATCAAAAACAGTCTCCTCAACTTCTTGCCAGTGATCTAGCATCTTATCTCCCATACGCTATAAAGGTGGTTAAAAATTGTGAATACCGATTACCCATTGTGGATAGAGATTGA
- the alr gene encoding alanine racemase, which translates to MNTDYPLWIEIDSRSLHNNFNRILQHLSIPNASRIIGVVKADAYGHGIESVLLLQKWGMNRFGVATVQEGEALRQLGIKGTIYLLGGFINQEIPGIFKNHLTPALSSRDEWNQLKSAVQLNQQELEFHLKIDSGMYRMGFLPGELDESFIKQISHHPYLRLKGVMTHFASSENDPAYTHQQFEIFQKFLQNKSLSEQIPIQNLEKHCCNSAGFLFFPHYHLDMVRVGIALFGVSPIQDPSPVRSLGLSPVMRVKSRVKLLKNLPSGCCIGYGGTCITQRPTRLAVIPIGYAQGLLRRLSNRMEVLIKGRRAKCLGVISMDQMMVDVTSLPDVKRGDLVTILGSDGPDEIRAEEMAAWAETIPHEILCSFIRIKNRIVV; encoded by the coding sequence GTGAATACCGATTACCCATTGTGGATAGAGATTGACTCACGATCGCTCCATAATAATTTTAATCGAATACTACAGCATCTAAGCATCCCCAATGCTTCCCGAATAATCGGAGTAGTCAAGGCAGATGCTTACGGGCATGGCATAGAAAGCGTTTTGCTCCTTCAGAAGTGGGGCATGAATCGCTTTGGAGTTGCTACCGTTCAAGAGGGTGAAGCTCTCCGGCAATTAGGAATCAAAGGGACCATCTATTTATTAGGAGGATTCATAAACCAGGAAATTCCTGGAATTTTTAAAAATCACTTAACACCCGCCCTTTCCTCTCGAGATGAATGGAATCAGCTGAAATCTGCTGTTCAATTGAATCAACAAGAGCTGGAATTTCATTTAAAAATTGATTCGGGGATGTATCGAATGGGCTTTCTTCCGGGGGAGCTGGATGAATCATTCATCAAGCAAATAAGTCATCACCCCTATTTGCGTCTAAAAGGTGTAATGACCCACTTTGCCAGTTCAGAAAATGATCCTGCTTATACCCACCAGCAGTTTGAGATTTTTCAGAAATTTTTACAGAATAAATCCCTATCGGAACAGATCCCAATTCAAAATTTAGAAAAGCATTGCTGTAACAGCGCAGGATTCCTTTTTTTCCCCCATTATCACCTCGATATGGTGAGAGTAGGAATTGCGTTATTTGGTGTTTCGCCCATCCAGGACCCTTCTCCAGTCCGATCACTTGGGTTATCACCAGTGATGAGGGTAAAAAGCCGGGTTAAACTTTTAAAAAACCTTCCATCGGGATGTTGTATTGGATATGGTGGAACCTGCATTACCCAACGTCCGACCCGATTGGCAGTTATTCCTATCGGTTATGCTCAAGGGCTTTTGCGCCGTCTTTCAAACCGAATGGAGGTTTTAATCAAAGGACGACGAGCCAAATGCTTAGGAGTTATTTCCATGGATCAAATGATGGTAGATGTAACCTCTCTCCCTGATGTGAAAAGGGGAGATCTGGTTACAATTCTTGGATCAGATGGACCTGATGAAATTCGAGCGGAAGAGATGGCTGCCTGGGCAGAAACCATTCCTCACGAAATTTTATGTAGTTTTATTCGGATTAAAAATCGGATTGTGGTATGA
- the tsaE gene encoding tRNA (adenosine(37)-N6)-threonylcarbamoyltransferase complex ATPase subunit type 1 TsaE, producing MTHLDAQSSSNEAQTMKIAGYFTQTYFQPGIPILLSGQLGAGKTYFTKGIAQALGISSHEVISPSFALINEYHGPVYILNHMDFYRLENWQEVEQLGIEEYLTSHSFTVIEWGERFLAHFPPPYFVVKLTETNEKNRLIEIFYQDYEK from the coding sequence ATGACTCACCTTGATGCTCAATCATCATCCAATGAAGCCCAAACCATGAAAATTGCCGGTTATTTTACTCAGACCTATTTTCAACCGGGAATTCCCATTCTTTTATCCGGTCAGTTAGGTGCTGGAAAAACCTATTTTACCAAAGGGATCGCTCAAGCACTGGGTATTTCCAGCCATGAGGTGATTAGTCCAAGCTTTGCTTTAATCAATGAATATCATGGCCCGGTTTATATTCTCAACCATATGGATTTTTATCGTCTCGAAAACTGGCAGGAGGTTGAACAGCTGGGGATCGAGGAATATTTAACCTCGCATTCTTTTACTGTTATTGAATGGGGTGAACGTTTTTTAGCTCATTTTCCTCCTCCTTATTTTGTGGTTAAATTAACCGAAACTAATGAAAAAAATCGACTCATCGAAATCTTTTATCAAGATTATGAAAAATAA
- the tsaB gene encoding tRNA (adenosine(37)-N6)-threonylcarbamoyltransferase complex dimerization subunit type 1 TsaB: MKNNPLPNTLALDTSTPWLTLSLGNSSEIIYQHRSQVIADHSRILIQSLEKMQKRGLFSNFPPERIVIGRGPGSFTGIKITNITGRSLAYSLNCPLYGFSTLEMLAYQGSRLVSPHEDLIILPVIFHKKNEVFWSEFKSNFHKQSDRQVKIQIGPCSNIMKLYSPKDVLIITPWQELYSLFQTSQFQCLHPDKSQPDSINLIELMESRDISVQKNDSEFFEESAEPLYGSRVFEHE; encoded by the coding sequence ATGAAAAATAATCCATTACCGAATACTCTCGCCTTGGATACCAGTACTCCCTGGCTGACTTTATCTTTAGGAAACAGTTCCGAGATTATCTATCAGCATCGATCCCAGGTCATTGCCGACCATTCCCGGATTCTGATTCAATCTTTAGAGAAAATGCAAAAAAGGGGGCTCTTTTCAAACTTTCCACCAGAACGGATCGTTATCGGTCGCGGCCCTGGTTCTTTTACCGGAATAAAAATAACCAATATTACTGGCCGTTCTTTGGCTTACAGCTTGAATTGTCCTTTATATGGTTTTTCCACTTTGGAGATGTTAGCTTACCAGGGAAGTAGGCTCGTCTCACCCCATGAAGATTTGATTATTCTTCCGGTAATTTTTCATAAAAAGAATGAAGTCTTCTGGTCCGAATTTAAGTCAAACTTTCATAAACAATCGGATCGCCAAGTTAAAATACAAATTGGACCCTGTTCAAATATTATGAAGCTTTATTCTCCTAAAGATGTTTTGATTATTACTCCTTGGCAAGAACTCTATAGCCTTTTTCAAACCAGCCAATTTCAATGCCTTCACCCGGATAAATCGCAACCTGATTCCATTAACCTTATTGAATTAATGGAAAGTCGAGATATTTCTGTTCAAAAGAATGATTCTGAATTCTTCGAAGAAAGCGCTGAACCTTTATACGGATCGCGAGTCTTTGAGCATGAATAA
- the rimI gene encoding ribosomal protein S18-alanine N-acetyltransferase, with amino-acid sequence MNNSPFPTEPYAIEKMKPIHLSAVLAIEKKSFPQPWSLSLFMSEFTNRLATYLVLRLKRKVIGYIGYWYLFEEAHITTFAIHPDYRRQGLGKQLLKHALNLILNQGCHEVFLEVRISNFPAQNLYHSLGFTAVGIRKKYYIDGEDAIIMKKIMSQES; translated from the coding sequence ATGAATAACTCTCCTTTCCCAACCGAACCCTATGCCATTGAAAAGATGAAACCAATCCATTTATCAGCGGTTTTAGCTATAGAAAAGAAATCTTTCCCCCAGCCCTGGAGTTTATCTCTTTTTATGAGCGAATTTACCAACCGTCTGGCAACTTACCTAGTTCTTCGCCTGAAAAGAAAGGTGATTGGTTACATAGGTTATTGGTATCTTTTCGAAGAAGCTCACATAACCACTTTTGCCATACATCCCGATTATCGCCGTCAGGGATTGGGGAAGCAACTCCTCAAACACGCTCTGAACCTAATTTTGAATCAGGGTTGTCATGAAGTTTTTCTTGAAGTAAGAATTTCCAATTTCCCTGCCCAAAATCTTTATCATTCTCTGGGTTTTACTGCCGTTGGAATTCGAAAAAAATACTACATTGATGGTGAAGATGCCATCATTATGAAAAAAATCATGAGTCAAGAAAGTTAA
- the tsaD gene encoding tRNA (adenosine(37)-N6)-threonylcarbamoyltransferase complex transferase subunit TsaD — protein MYCLAIETSCDDTCVAIIKNGNTILSNVISSQIDIHRRFGGVVPEVASRRHLEYLIPALEQAFQQANLTLKNIDLIAVTRGPGLTGSLLMGLCMGKTFSILHQKPFIAVNHLEGHLFASRLDHPDITPPFISLIVSGGHTELTVVQDWGKYVHLGRTRDDAAGEVFDKVAKYLKIGYPGGPLIDNRASNANPTRFHFRGGLEDQENYDFSFSGLKTAVIRAYDQLSDSSKKDEKGINDLLASFQQSVVRTLWKKTIRAVKKTGIRSVSLGGGVAANSSLRSLFSQKGFQNNIKVYLPSPALCTDNAAMIGSCGSFHFSFGRISPLDLEPDPQLRLGDV, from the coding sequence ATGTACTGTTTGGCAATTGAAACTAGTTGCGATGATACCTGTGTCGCTATTATAAAAAATGGGAATACTATTCTCTCCAATGTAATATCCAGTCAAATCGATATTCATCGTCGTTTTGGTGGAGTTGTTCCAGAAGTCGCATCCCGACGCCATTTGGAATATTTGATTCCGGCTTTAGAACAGGCTTTTCAACAGGCCAATCTCACTCTAAAAAATATCGATTTAATTGCAGTAACCCGTGGCCCAGGGTTAACTGGATCACTGCTAATGGGACTTTGTATGGGGAAAACTTTCTCTATCCTCCATCAAAAACCCTTCATCGCCGTCAATCATTTGGAAGGACATCTTTTTGCTTCTCGATTGGACCACCCAGACATTACCCCACCTTTCATTTCACTCATCGTTTCAGGAGGGCATACCGAGTTAACCGTGGTTCAAGACTGGGGCAAATATGTTCATTTAGGACGAACTCGTGACGATGCTGCCGGAGAAGTTTTTGATAAGGTAGCTAAATATCTGAAAATCGGCTATCCAGGCGGCCCTTTAATTGACAATCGAGCAAGCAACGCCAATCCAACTCGCTTCCATTTTCGGGGAGGGTTAGAAGATCAAGAAAATTATGATTTCAGCTTCAGCGGTCTCAAAACTGCGGTTATTCGAGCTTATGACCAGCTTTCTGATTCTTCCAAAAAAGATGAAAAGGGAATCAACGATCTTTTGGCATCCTTTCAGCAAAGTGTGGTTCGTACTCTCTGGAAAAAAACCATCCGAGCTGTTAAAAAAACCGGTATTCGAAGTGTATCGCTGGGAGGTGGAGTAGCAGCGAACAGCTCCCTCCGTTCGCTTTTTTCACAAAAAGGATTTCAAAACAACATAAAAGTTTATCTCCCATCACCAGCCTTATGTACTGATAACGCTGCTATGATAGGAAGTTGTGGCTCTTTTCATTTTTCCTTCGGAAGGATTAGCCCTCTCGACTTGGAACCTGATCCCCAGCTTCGCTTGGGTGACGTATGA
- the groL gene encoding chaperonin GroEL (60 kDa chaperone family; promotes refolding of misfolded polypeptides especially under stressful conditions; forms two stacked rings of heptamers to form a barrel-shaped 14mer; ends can be capped by GroES; misfolded proteins enter the barrel where they are refolded when GroES binds), protein MPKKLIFDEEARRAIEKGANIITDSVKLTLGPKGRNVILEKKFGGPTITNDGVTIAREIEVKDPFENIGVTLVREVATKTNDIAGDGTTTAMVLAQKMIRNGLKNVTAGYNPVFLKNGMDKILVQIVDKINQYSIPVDDQKSIAQVAAISAKDQSIGQIIAEAIEKVGRDGVITVEESKSTETTLEVVEGMQFDRGYLSPYMVTDQERMVCILENPYILITDSKISSIQTLLPILQQVVQTGKPLLIIAEDLEGEALATLVVNRLRGALNVAAVKAPAFGDRRKEILHDLAILTGGQVISQEMGMKLEKVSIDLLGKAGSVKINKDNTIIVDGQGNPDEIKAREKEIRVQIEKTDSSYDREKLQERLAKLIGGVAIIKVGALSETELKEKKHRVEDALSATRSAIEEGIVPGGGSILLHIGQEISIDNLSNDEQIGAQIVLNALEEPLKRIAENSGYQGNIIAGKVRDLDKKMGFNAMTGDLVDMVKSGIVDPAKVTRAALQNAVSIASLALTTQTIIAEHKEEEPE, encoded by the coding sequence ATGCCAAAAAAACTCATTTTCGATGAAGAAGCTCGCCGTGCAATTGAAAAAGGAGCGAATATTATTACCGATTCGGTAAAGCTAACCTTAGGCCCTAAGGGTCGAAATGTCATTTTAGAAAAAAAATTCGGAGGGCCAACCATCACCAATGACGGGGTTACAATTGCCCGAGAAATTGAGGTCAAAGATCCTTTTGAAAATATCGGAGTAACCTTGGTCCGAGAAGTTGCAACCAAAACCAACGATATAGCTGGAGATGGAACCACTACAGCCATGGTCCTTGCCCAAAAAATGATCCGCAATGGATTGAAAAATGTCACCGCCGGTTATAATCCAGTTTTTCTTAAAAATGGTATGGATAAAATTCTCGTCCAAATCGTCGATAAAATTAACCAATACAGTATTCCGGTTGATGATCAAAAATCCATCGCTCAGGTCGCCGCAATCTCCGCAAAAGATCAGTCAATTGGTCAAATCATTGCCGAAGCCATTGAAAAAGTTGGAAGAGATGGTGTCATTACCGTGGAAGAATCCAAATCAACCGAAACCACACTTGAGGTGGTTGAGGGCATGCAATTTGATCGGGGATATCTTTCTCCTTATATGGTAACCGATCAGGAGAGAATGGTTTGTATTCTGGAAAATCCCTATATTTTGATTACTGATTCTAAAATTAGCTCCATTCAAACGCTGCTCCCCATACTCCAGCAGGTCGTCCAAACCGGAAAACCTCTATTGATCATTGCCGAAGATTTAGAAGGTGAAGCCTTAGCGACTTTAGTGGTCAATCGACTTCGTGGTGCACTCAACGTTGCAGCAGTAAAAGCACCGGCTTTTGGAGATCGACGGAAGGAAATCCTTCACGACCTGGCTATTCTTACCGGTGGTCAGGTTATCTCCCAGGAAATGGGGATGAAATTAGAGAAAGTCAGCATAGATCTTTTAGGAAAAGCCGGTTCGGTAAAAATCAATAAAGACAACACCATCATTGTTGATGGCCAGGGAAATCCCGATGAAATAAAAGCTCGAGAAAAGGAAATCCGAGTACAAATTGAAAAGACCGATTCCAGTTATGACCGTGAAAAACTTCAGGAACGATTGGCAAAGTTAATTGGAGGAGTGGCAATCATCAAAGTAGGAGCACTCTCCGAAACCGAGCTCAAAGAAAAGAAACATCGAGTTGAAGATGCTCTCTCAGCAACTCGTTCGGCTATTGAAGAAGGTATCGTTCCCGGAGGAGGATCAATACTTCTGCATATTGGACAGGAAATCTCTATTGATAACCTATCCAATGATGAGCAAATTGGTGCTCAAATCGTTTTAAATGCTTTGGAAGAACCTCTCAAAAGAATCGCTGAAAATTCTGGATACCAAGGGAACATTATCGCTGGAAAGGTTCGAGACCTGGATAAAAAAATGGGTTTTAACGCTATGACCGGTGATTTGGTTGACATGGTCAAATCGGGAATAGTAGATCCTGCCAAGGTTACTCGAGCTGCTCTCCAAAATGCTGTGAGCATTGCATCCTTAGCCTTGACTACCCAAACCATCATAGCTGAGCACAAAGAAGAAGAACCGGAGTAA
- a CDS encoding GuaB3 family IMP dehydrogenase-related protein — translation MHEVSLGKYRMARMTYGFDEISLVPGLRTIDPLDVDLSISIGNEHLDLPILGAAMDGVIDPIMAVTMGKLGAVGVLNLEGIFCRYQDPYPMISSLIQKSREEITSFLQKTYQEPIQESLIKERIQQIKSQGVLTAASVTPSRAQTLGIKAIEAGLDLLVIQSTVTTREFLSSRSTAFDLKSFCQGLPIPVIVGNCATYEVALELMKAGASGILVGIGPGAACTTRAVLGIGIPQITATVDAAAARYDYWKETGRYVTVITDGGMRVGGDVAKAIASGADAVMLGSPLASAQEAPGQGHHWGMATPDPNLPRGTLVKVGIKGTLKEILLGPSHVTDGTMNFVGALRGSMGSLGAQNIKEMQQIPIDISPSIWTEGKFLQKIQGVGMGRS, via the coding sequence ATGCATGAAGTGTCATTAGGAAAATACCGGATGGCTCGAATGACTTACGGGTTTGATGAAATTTCCTTGGTTCCTGGACTTCGAACCATAGACCCGCTAGATGTTGACCTAAGCATCTCCATTGGGAATGAACATCTCGACCTCCCTATACTTGGAGCAGCCATGGATGGAGTTATTGATCCGATAATGGCGGTGACTATGGGAAAATTGGGTGCCGTGGGAGTTCTCAACCTGGAAGGCATATTCTGTCGTTATCAAGATCCCTATCCGATGATTTCCAGTCTTATTCAAAAATCACGAGAAGAAATCACCAGTTTCTTGCAAAAAACCTATCAAGAACCAATCCAAGAATCACTTATAAAAGAACGAATCCAGCAAATTAAATCCCAGGGTGTTCTTACCGCCGCATCAGTGACTCCTTCTCGAGCTCAAACCTTAGGCATTAAAGCCATTGAAGCCGGTCTCGATCTCTTGGTTATCCAATCCACCGTCACTACTCGGGAATTTTTATCTTCTCGGAGCACTGCTTTTGATTTAAAAAGCTTTTGCCAAGGTCTTCCTATACCGGTTATCGTTGGAAATTGTGCAACTTACGAAGTTGCTCTGGAATTAATGAAAGCCGGTGCTTCAGGAATTTTAGTGGGCATTGGGCCAGGTGCTGCCTGTACGACTCGTGCTGTATTGGGAATAGGGATCCCTCAAATTACTGCTACTGTTGATGCAGCAGCTGCTCGTTATGACTATTGGAAAGAAACCGGTCGATATGTAACGGTCATTACCGATGGAGGAATGAGAGTTGGTGGTGACGTTGCCAAAGCGATTGCCAGCGGTGCTGATGCCGTCATGCTTGGTTCTCCTTTAGCTTCGGCGCAAGAGGCTCCGGGTCAAGGCCATCATTGGGGGATGGCAACTCCCGACCCCAACCTTCCCCGTGGTACACTGGTTAAAGTTGGCATTAAAGGAACCTTAAAAGAAATTCTGCTTGGACCCAGCCATGTCACCGATGGAACGATGAATTTTGTTGGTGCTTTAAGAGGTTCAATGGGTTCTTTGGGAGCTCAAAACATTAAAGAAATGCAGCAAATCCCTATCGATATATCTCCAAGCATTTGGACTGAAGGAAAATTTCTTCAGAAAATTCAAGGAGTGGGCATGGGGAGGTCATAA
- the guaA gene encoding glutamine-hydrolyzing GMP synthase, whose product MDKIVILDFGSQYTQLIARRIREYQVYCEIWPYHLKECDLNSSDIKGIILSGSPYSVADSRAPLLEEMVLKSNKPLLGICYGLHLLVKTLGGKVVQSQTREYGKALLTILEKRGIFEGFGNEIVCWMSHGDSVKEIPPQFQCIARTETCDYAAIVDDQRRIWGIQFHPEVSHTPLGKEILSNFIFNVCGCAPDWTAESIVKQQIQWLRNTAQKEKVVCALSGGVDSVTAAVLTYRAIGDQLSCIFVNNGLMRKGEPEHVLRNMEALLGKGRVIAVDAKDRFLKELQGVIDPEQKRKIIGRVFIEVFEEEARNLGDATCLLQGTTYPDVIESISVCGPSVKIKSHHNVGGLPELMHLRVIEPLRFLFKDEVRQLAIELGIPDEIVWRQPFPGPGLAVRIIGEVTENRLEILRDMDYIIYQELRNSPIFKKLWQSFGVLVPVRSVGIMGDERTYKYVGVLRAVMSEDGMTADWAKISYEALDIIARRVVNEVAGIGRMVFDITSKPPATIEWE is encoded by the coding sequence ATGGACAAAATCGTAATTTTAGATTTTGGTTCCCAATACACCCAGCTCATTGCTCGAAGAATCAGGGAATATCAGGTTTATTGTGAAATCTGGCCTTATCACTTAAAAGAATGTGATTTGAATAGTTCCGATATCAAAGGGATCATCCTCTCGGGAAGTCCCTACAGTGTTGCTGACTCTCGCGCTCCTTTGCTGGAAGAGATGGTTCTCAAATCCAATAAACCTTTATTGGGAATATGCTACGGTCTTCATCTTTTAGTGAAAACTTTAGGTGGGAAGGTGGTCCAGTCCCAAACTCGAGAATACGGGAAAGCCCTCCTGACAATTTTGGAAAAAAGAGGCATCTTTGAAGGTTTCGGAAACGAAATAGTTTGCTGGATGAGTCACGGTGATAGCGTTAAAGAAATTCCGCCGCAATTCCAATGTATTGCTCGAACTGAAACCTGTGACTATGCTGCTATTGTCGATGATCAGAGAAGAATTTGGGGAATTCAGTTTCACCCTGAGGTATCTCACACTCCTTTAGGAAAAGAGATATTATCCAACTTCATTTTTAACGTATGCGGATGTGCTCCGGATTGGACAGCAGAATCAATCGTCAAACAACAAATTCAATGGCTCCGCAATACTGCTCAAAAGGAAAAAGTGGTCTGTGCTTTAAGTGGTGGAGTCGATTCGGTAACTGCAGCAGTTTTAACCTACCGAGCGATTGGCGATCAGCTGAGCTGTATCTTCGTGAATAATGGTTTGATGAGAAAGGGTGAGCCAGAACACGTTCTCCGGAATATGGAAGCTCTATTGGGAAAGGGACGGGTTATTGCCGTCGATGCTAAAGATCGTTTTTTAAAAGAACTTCAGGGTGTTATCGACCCAGAACAAAAAAGAAAAATTATTGGTCGGGTTTTTATCGAAGTTTTCGAAGAAGAAGCCCGAAATTTAGGTGATGCCACTTGCTTGCTCCAGGGCACCACTTATCCTGATGTTATAGAAAGCATCTCGGTTTGCGGACCATCGGTAAAAATCAAAAGCCACCATAATGTTGGCGGGCTCCCCGAACTGATGCATCTTCGGGTAATCGAACCTTTGCGATTCCTTTTCAAAGATGAAGTCCGACAATTAGCAATAGAATTAGGCATTCCCGATGAGATTGTTTGGCGACAACCCTTTCCCGGGCCGGGTCTTGCGGTCAGAATTATTGGTGAAGTAACCGAAAACCGACTGGAAATTTTGCGGGATATGGATTACATCATCTATCAAGAGTTGAGGAATTCCCCAATTTTCAAAAAACTTTGGCAATCCTTCGGCGTGTTGGTTCCAGTTCGAAGCGTAGGCATCATGGGGGATGAGAGAACCTATAAATACGTCGGTGTACTTCGGGCTGTCATGAGTGAAGATGGGATGACCGCCGATTGGGCAAAAATTTCCTACGAAGCCTTAGACATAATCGCCCGCCGAGTGGTGAATGAAGTTGCTGGTATTGGACGAATGGTTTTTGATATTACTTCCAAACCACCGGCGACAATTGAATGGGAATAG